A single window of Acidobacteriota bacterium DNA harbors:
- a CDS encoding pyrroloquinoline quinone-dependent dehydrogenase produces MKRRFSFRPNQSSACGFSAPKALADISRWWNHRKRAQNSQAPVGATDQTYRFVAQRFVLRPFRARRFSAAVPVVPPPANIRSPFGAKNGLRNWLLLAFTFVIGTLLLPSVQGQKKTSTDWPTFGNDAGGQRYSPLTQINPANVTKLVRAWTFHMKPANYVAPTADAARMPPPGPPSVPPGAGARVARRRNPESQAVPLVVNGVMYLTTAYRRVVALEPETGKQLWEYEIKSGEAATRGLEYWAGDANTTPRIFFGTSNGELIALDVKTGKPAAGFGNNGSVDMKVGVMNGYDQASFGLSSPPIMYKGLVITGAHTQESPSLGSSGDVRAWDARTGKLAWTFHTVPQPGEAGHETWEGESWKGRSGTNVWSMMTVDTARGLVFLPLGSPTYDYYGGDRKGANLYGNALVALDANTGKVKWHFQAVHHDLWDYDLCTPPTLFDVKRNGKTIPAVAVMSKMGLLFILDRRDGKPIYGVEERPIPKTDVPGEATWATQPFPVKPGPLARDSFKREEMANLTPEHRKYCEALFDKDGGMQNQGPYTAYTTKPSVVFPGTLGGGNWNPMSYDPKLGYLFINTHDLGAIGQMQKNPEGARTPWSRTSPLGPTARFWQLETRLPCQQPPWGRLFAVNVHTGEIVWQSVLGITEGLPEDKQKTGRPNLGGSLATASGLIFIGATDDSRFRAFDSKTGKELWVTKIDASAHSAPVTYQGKDGKQYVVITGTGGGFLADPSSADSVMAFALP; encoded by the coding sequence ATGAAACGACGGTTCTCGTTCAGACCGAATCAATCAAGTGCGTGCGGGTTTTCTGCGCCGAAGGCGCTAGCGGATATTAGCCGGTGGTGGAACCACCGGAAACGCGCGCAAAATTCTCAAGCCCCGGTAGGGGCGACAGACCAGACTTACCGTTTCGTAGCGCAACGCTTCGTCCTGCGCCCCTTCAGGGCGCGACGTTTTTCCGCTGCGGTTCCGGTGGTTCCACCACCGGCTAATATCCGCAGCCCCTTCGGGGCAAAGAATGGGTTGCGCAATTGGTTGTTACTCGCATTCACATTTGTTATCGGGACGCTTTTATTACCGTCCGTGCAAGGCCAGAAAAAAACGTCAACCGACTGGCCTACGTTTGGCAATGACGCGGGTGGACAGCGTTATTCACCGTTGACGCAAATCAATCCGGCCAACGTCACGAAGCTCGTGCGCGCGTGGACGTTTCACATGAAGCCCGCGAATTACGTTGCGCCCACGGCAGATGCAGCGCGGATGCCTCCGCCAGGGCCGCCGAGTGTACCTCCAGGAGCAGGGGCGCGCGTCGCGCGTCGCCGCAATCCCGAATCGCAAGCCGTACCGCTGGTCGTCAATGGCGTGATGTATCTAACCACGGCCTATCGCCGCGTCGTCGCGCTCGAACCCGAAACAGGCAAACAACTGTGGGAATACGAAATCAAAAGCGGTGAGGCGGCTACGCGCGGCCTTGAATATTGGGCGGGCGATGCAAACACCACACCGCGCATTTTCTTCGGCACGTCGAACGGCGAATTGATTGCGCTGGATGTGAAGACCGGCAAGCCCGCCGCAGGCTTTGGCAACAACGGCAGCGTAGACATGAAAGTCGGCGTGATGAATGGTTACGATCAGGCGTCGTTCGGCCTGTCGTCGCCGCCGATTATGTACAAGGGCTTGGTCATCACGGGCGCGCACACACAGGAATCTCCGAGTCTCGGTTCATCGGGCGACGTGCGCGCGTGGGATGCGCGCACAGGCAAGCTGGCCTGGACGTTTCATACCGTGCCGCAGCCGGGCGAAGCGGGGCACGAGACGTGGGAAGGCGAGAGTTGGAAAGGCCGCTCCGGCACGAATGTCTGGAGCATGATGACCGTTGACACCGCGCGCGGCCTCGTCTTTCTGCCGCTCGGTTCGCCGACGTATGACTATTACGGCGGCGACCGCAAGGGCGCGAATCTTTACGGCAACGCGCTGGTTGCGCTCGACGCTAATACGGGCAAGGTGAAGTGGCATTTTCAAGCTGTACATCACGATTTATGGGATTACGATTTGTGTACGCCGCCGACGCTGTTCGATGTGAAGCGCAACGGCAAAACGATTCCCGCCGTGGCGGTGATGTCGAAGATGGGTTTGCTCTTTATTCTTGATCGCCGCGACGGCAAGCCGATTTATGGCGTGGAAGAACGACCCATTCCGAAAACCGATGTGCCGGGCGAAGCGACTTGGGCTACGCAACCTTTTCCGGTGAAGCCGGGGCCGCTCGCGCGCGACAGTTTCAAACGCGAAGAGATGGCGAATCTCACGCCCGAACATCGCAAGTATTGCGAAGCCTTGTTCGACAAAGACGGCGGCATGCAAAACCAAGGGCCATACACGGCATACACGACGAAACCTTCTGTCGTCTTTCCCGGTACGCTGGGCGGCGGCAACTGGAACCCGATGTCGTATGACCCGAAGCTGGGTTATCTGTTTATCAATACGCACGACTTGGGCGCGATTGGGCAGATGCAGAAAAACCCCGAAGGCGCGCGCACGCCGTGGTCGCGCACGAGTCCGCTGGGGCCGACGGCGCGGTTTTGGCAACTCGAAACGCGCCTGCCTTGTCAGCAACCGCCGTGGGGCAGGCTGTTCGCCGTCAATGTGCATACGGGCGAAATCGTTTGGCAGTCGGTGTTGGGCATTACCGAAGGGCTGCCCGAAGACAAACAGAAAACCGGTCGGCCTAACTTAGGCGGTTCGCTGGCGACAGCGAGCGGGCTGATCTTTATTGGCGCAACCGATGACAGCCGCTTCCGCGCGTTCGATTCCAAGACGGGCAAAGAATTGTGGGTGACGAAAATTGACGCGAGCGCACATTCCGCGCCGGTCACTTATCAAGGCAAGGACGGCAAGCAATACGTCGTCATCACAGGGACGGGCGGCGGCTTTCTGGCCGATCCTTCCAGCGCAGATTCGGTGATGGCGTTTGCGTTGCCGTAA
- a CDS encoding 3-dehydroquinate dehydratase: MKILVVHGPNLNLLGRREPNIYGVTTLPQINEQLQKLAAELNVELIIVQSNHEGVIVDTFHQHIDDVAGAVINPAGLSFHSVALHDAIKAMPFPVVETHISNLGTRDAIHQGSIITPAVRASIMGLGWRSYTAGLRALVEIIREEKAAKEGAKK; encoded by the coding sequence CTGAAAATCCTCGTGGTTCACGGCCCGAACCTGAATTTGCTCGGACGCCGCGAACCTAACATTTACGGCGTAACGACGTTGCCGCAGATCAACGAGCAGTTGCAGAAGCTCGCCGCCGAACTCAACGTCGAGCTCATCATCGTGCAATCCAATCACGAAGGCGTCATCGTGGATACGTTTCACCAGCACATTGACGACGTAGCCGGCGCGGTCATCAACCCGGCGGGCTTGAGCTTTCACAGCGTAGCCTTGCACGACGCGATCAAAGCGATGCCGTTCCCCGTGGTCGAGACGCATATCTCGAATCTAGGCACGCGCGATGCGATTCATCAGGGTTCGATCATCACGCCAGCGGTGCGGGCTTCGATTATGGGACTGGGCTGGCGGTCTTACACGGCGGGCTTGCGCGCGCTGGTTGAAATCATCCGCGAAGAAAAAGCCGCGAAAGAAGGGGCAAAGAAATGA
- a CDS encoding ThuA domain-containing protein produces MKRYLLILFVAFCALPLSQAAQQPQQQGAPPQRPPQARPTRKQVLAWGDQRYGVQHDSVTRALVTMERLGRESGAYDLYIRTDSQLITKQPITMAGNTRPTTNKNLNYFDAIFFYGVREIELTDQQRADLMSFIKEDGKGFVAAHTATTAFFSWPEFGEMIGARFDDHPWGVIEAPVVIDDPLFPAMKHFPKTSVIKDEHYQLKDFSRDKIRVLAHLDVSKLDMKNPRVHRTDNDFPVAWSKMYGKGRVFYGTLGHAAEFWDDPNVQKMYFEALKWSLGMSEGETKPLAVK; encoded by the coding sequence ATGAAGCGTTATCTTTTGATTTTGTTTGTAGCGTTTTGCGCGCTGCCCCTCTCGCAAGCGGCGCAACAACCACAACAGCAAGGCGCACCACCGCAACGTCCGCCGCAAGCACGCCCGACGCGCAAACAGGTGCTGGCGTGGGGCGATCAACGTTACGGCGTGCAGCATGATTCGGTCACGCGCGCGCTGGTGACGATGGAACGGCTGGGGCGTGAATCAGGCGCGTATGACCTGTACATTCGCACCGATTCGCAACTCATCACCAAACAGCCCATTACGATGGCGGGGAATACCCGTCCGACGACGAACAAGAATCTCAACTACTTTGACGCGATTTTCTTTTACGGCGTGCGTGAGATTGAACTGACCGATCAACAGCGAGCCGACCTGATGTCGTTCATCAAAGAAGACGGCAAGGGCTTCGTGGCCGCGCATACGGCGACGACGGCGTTTTTCTCGTGGCCGGAATTCGGCGAAATGATCGGCGCACGCTTTGATGACCATCCGTGGGGCGTTATCGAAGCGCCCGTGGTGATTGACGATCCACTGTTCCCCGCGATGAAACATTTCCCTAAAACCTCGGTCATCAAAGACGAACACTATCAACTCAAAGATTTTTCGCGCGACAAAATCCGTGTGCTGGCGCATCTCGATGTGAGCAAGCTGGACATGAAGAACCCGCGCGTGCATCGCACTGACAACGACTTTCCCGTCGCGTGGTCAAAGATGTACGGCAAAGGCCGTGTGTTTTACGGCACGCTCGGCCACGCGGCGGAATTTTGGGACGATCCAAACGTTCAGAAAATGTATTTCGAGGCGCTCAAATGGTCGCTCGGTATGAGCGAAGGCGAAACCAAACCACTCGCGGTGAAGTAA